A window of Hordeum vulgare subsp. vulgare chromosome 5H, MorexV3_pseudomolecules_assembly, whole genome shotgun sequence genomic DNA:
CTATATTAATTTTGTCCAATTAACATGTGTACTGAATTGTATAGGATTGCCTCCAAGGTTCTGGTTAACCGGCTAAACATAAACCTTCCACGGattatttctgaatagcagccgacTTTTTTCCCTAGACGTGTGATTACGAACAATATTATATCTGATGGTGCATATCACAGATACACATGTCTTGTACCCTCAAACTTGATATGATGAGGCCTTATGACATAGTTGAATGATGGACTTATCTTCACGCAAGACTGATTAAATTTGGGTTCTCTCGTCATTGGAACTCAATAGTTCTTAACATGGTGAGCTCTATTTCTTAAGATGGTGAGTCCAATGTCATAAGATAATCTTGACAAACCATATTAGATCTCAGCAATTCTATTGCCATCAACAACAAAACATCAATTGGGAGACAATGCACTTTCAGCTGATGTCGTCGTTCCCATATTGGAGCCGGTCTATCTTTGTCGATGACAACCGTAAAGTATTTGTGTACATGCTCCTAAGGACCAGCGCCTTGGAGCTGTAGTCGTCATCATTGAACCCTTGAATCGATCTGAAGTGCCTGACACTTGATCTCATAGTCatgcatttatggaaaaaaaAACCTAACCTCACTGTCCTAGGGAGACAACATGAAGCAACACTGGTGCTTCATCAACCTTCATCCCGACGGGCGAATTCGAGGACGGTCGAAATCTGAAAGACTAACTTAAAGATGAAGCGCTGCCATCCACCCATGCGTTGCCCCTACAAGGACTAAGAAAACCTAACCTAAATTACAAGTTGGAGGTGAGGCACCGTGATTCACCTCCTCGCCTCCATCCGTTGGACGGGAGGCAAGTCCAAGGTTTGGCTAGTAGATCTTGGAGGGGAGAACTTTGCCCTAGCTCGCTTCACGTGAGGGAAAGGAAAGGATCATCCGAGAAAACTTCTCACCCACTCTTTCTATTACATTATCTACTCAAACCATACGCGAAAAATAGATCCAATCAAAATCAACTGATAATGGTTTCATGGGCACATCCTGATACCATCTTGCTTTGATCTCTATTGTATACATTTATTTGTGCACTAATTCGAGAGGTTAGTTCAATTATTTTTTTAAGGAGGATGCCCCGGGCCTCTGCAGCTGAACGATGCATGCAACAGTTtcattaattattcacaaaggtTTTACAAAGTATTACACGAGTAAGTCCGAAGCCATCATTTTGACAACATCTATCACTACTCCTATCAAGTTGATGAAAGGGTGGCGATTATCCGAGCCGGATACCAAAAGAGACCTCGCACCAAATTCTAACATCTAAAATCGGAGGCCCCAACCAAGCCACATTGCCAAGTCTGGGGCACACACCGGTTCGGCTCACTCTCAAATGCCACCGCCGCCGTCATCCGCCGATCCCTCTTCAGACAAGTTAGTGACACATCAACCTTGTCAGGCCCGCTATCGACGTTACCACGGTGCCAGACAACACCACCTCTTTGCACGCGTTCATCATCTCACACCCGGCGCCAAGACTCTGCTGCACCACATCGCCAAGCCTCCACATCATCGATGCGTGCCATGAATTACCGCTCCACAGCAAAAACCATCCACTGGTTCCTCGAGTCAATGCACGCCTCCAAAAATGACGTCGCAAGGTTAGTTCAATTGTCACCTCTGATAACCTAGTACATGCATGCTCATGTTCTTTCTCCATTTTCTTATCAGCCGCCTGCCTTCTTGCTAGTTGATCTTCTTCTTGCTTGTTGTTCTTTCCATTCCCTAGCCCCCCTCTCCCACGCGTTTCCTCTCTCCTTTCTCCGGTCGTAATTCGACAACCCCCAAaggaaaagcaaagcaaagaaaagaaagcagTTCTCcatggagatggagaaggagatcctcctcctcctggctccCTCCCCCGCTCCCACCATCTTTCTTTCTCATATTCCCTCCCCACCACCGCGCACATATTCCCACCACCTttactcttcttcttcctgcttctcGGCTCGCCCCGCACCCTCCACGCTCCCCGCAGACTACCAACGTACATGCGGCGCCGGCGCTCTCCTCTGGCGGCGCTGTGGCTCGCCGCGGTGTGGGCACTGCAGCTGCTCGCGAGCGCCGGGGCCGCGAACCCGACGTGGTGCATCGTGCGCACCGGGGCGTCGGTGAAGACGGTGCAGGCGGCGCTGGACTACGCGTGCAGCCCCGCGGGCGGCGCCGACTGCGCGCCCATCCAGGCCAGCGGCCTCTGCTACCTCCCCAACACCCTGGCCGCGCACGCCTCCTACGCCTTCAACTCCGTCTACCAGCGCTCCCGCGCCGCGCCCGGCGCCTGCGACTTCGCCGGCACCGCCACCGTCACGCTCACCGACCCCAGTCAGTAAAATCCTTCACCTTCCATAGCTCGCTCTCGCTTCTTTGTTCCTTCCTTCTCTGTTACGCATGCGTTGCGCACTCGATCGGTTTGATCAATTAATTATGCGCTGGTTATGTTTAAAACTTGCACTGTACTGGTTTATTTCAAAATAAACACATTTGCATTGAAGTATATTTCAACAAATAGGATTGCATTGTACTCCTACTAGTAGTATGGTGCTTCTTTTTCCTCAGTTGCAACTTGCAAGCTTCCTATCACTGCAATCCATTCCATGCACGCGTCTCTTTTGCTTTtgccttcttctttttttgcttGACCAGTGTCGCTTTCGCTTTTTTTTGCTTCGTTAGTAGTATCACTAGCACTGCACTAATAGGTAAATAGCCGGCGTGCTTTTCTTTTTGGAACCTTTGGGATTATGCCTTCATTGGGAGTTTTGTTTTCTCAAAGAAAATGCGATAATCTTTGCGCCTCGATGAATTGAACAAAGAATATTGATGTATATATAGCTCGATTTCTGAATTTTGGTCTGCCATATTTTTGTAACTTTAGCTTAAATGTATTATCAAAAAATGCTGTACAATTCCCGATTAAGTGATGGCGTTGAGATATCCAAAAGTTATTCACTGGGTGTGAGCCCTGCTTTCACTCTTTCAGGGCTATCTCCTTCAGCTTCCGGTCATTTGTAGTTGTACCTAGGCATGTGGAGCACTGATGCACTTCTACTAATTCGTTTCAGGTTATGGATCATGCACCTACCCTTCATCTCCAAGGTACATGCATGCATCACATTACATTGTAGTACTTGCTTCCATTTGTAGAACTTCATGAAGAATAATGCAGTGGTGTGAGGAATTGTTAACAATCAATCCGTTAATAAACTTTGTTTATGTTTTGTGCAATCCAATGTAGCTAGAAGGGCATGATATTTGGTAGATGAAATTTGAATTATATAACACGTCGAATAAAATGAGATGTTTACTTATCTCAATCTGTGGCTAGTGGCTACTGACTGTGTTGTGCTGAATTTATTCAATCTGTTGTTACCACAATTTTGCACCTTGCAGTTTCAAACTCATATTATCATGTTGGGTTCCTATATGCAGCACAGCCGGATCACCCGGTTCAGCCGGGTCTACATCTCGACCACCGCCGGGCAACCGCAAGCCTGATCTTGGATCAGACGACGACGATTCCGACGCCGACCAGGCTCACGTTGCCACCACCAATGCACCCTTCATGTCTCTTGCCCTGTCCTGTTTCGTGTACCTGCACCTGCGCTGGTGGTGACACGGTATGAATTGCGTAGTTAGGCTCTGTGCGTAGAGCATTGTCACGATGTAAGAAGCCACCACAGTTTTGTTATTGAGAGGGAATGTGTAATGATCGCTGGTAGCATTTGTAACCTGCTGCCCGTTGAAGCAAAAGGGGCTGGAGTGGCAGACATTTGGATTCCTTTGATTCAATTGGATGTTCTTTCGTGTCATGAGCTTGACGTCTAacatttttctagctctgaaatctCTTGTCTCAATGTAGGTGACGAATGGGAAAGTTTACTAGCAAACAGACGAAAAAAGAAGTATTTCTTTCTTGTCAAAACAAATGAGGGtcacttttcttttccttttttcttttttgcggaTGAAATGAGGGTCACTTGGGAATATACGATTTGTAAGAGCAAGCTTCAAGTCCCCGTATCGCTGATCTTCATTCGTTATATGGAGGGCGCTTCATATGAATTTAGAGGTTCCAAGACATGTTAGGAAACACATACTCACCAAATGGCGTGCTTAatgatttgtttttgttttttgccaTTCACTTCAAATTTATAGGGGCAATTTAAGCTCAATTTAGAATTTGTAACCTGCCCATTCAAGCAAAATGGGGATAGAGTGGCAGACATGTGAATTGGACTGATTCATTTGGAAGTACTTAATTTGTTTGAAGGTACATGAAATTCTAAATTTGTCTAAAGTCAAGCATTTTTTTGTTTCACCAACTATATAGAAAAAGAGCCTCGCTTCGGTGCACACCCTGCACAAAGTGTATAAAAAGCAATATAGACCTTTGGTAAATTATACACACTTCATCAATGTATATGGACTAATGCATGTACGCAATAGTCCAGTGTTTTGCTGATAAAGATGGCGAGCCAAGGATCCAGTCCATCAAGATTCAAGTCCTGATATTTGCATTATTTTTAGATTTATTTCAGAATTTCTGGTAATATGCTTTTAGTGAAAGGAGACGTTCATGTCAACGACGAGGCGCCTACggtgacttcgtaaatctcaagatgatatgtcggATTAGTCTTTCGAATGTGTTCATAGagataaaatatgcatgtgtacGTTCCTAGAAATGTGTGTATGCGCGTGTATATGAATGTTTGCGTATGTACTTTGTTAAAAAAAAAACCAGCCCGATTTTAAaagatatactccctctgtcccgtaATGTAAAACCTTCTTTGACACTACAATAATATCAAAAGAAGGTTCTGGAGAGTAAAAGAGCATGCAACCGACGGGAGGCAAACTCCCAACCTCCCGCATGCGTGCTAGCTATGCTAACCAGACAAGCTTAAAATACTAATTAAAGATGCAGTTTCGTTTAGCCtagttgtaatgggtagtatcatatactactatcatgcatatgatactagtgtatgataccacatccgtaatgcatactaTCATATATTACTATCATAGTATagtttatttattgtcatgcaagacacatagtagcacatcatttaatatgatacagtatcatgatatataatactcaaccctctctttcttcatttaattctataccaCCTCATAAAAaatgcctagttggcatgcatgatacttcctccatttctaaatgtaagtcttttaagagatttcactagaagtctacatacggaacaaaatgagtgaatctataatctaaaatatgtctatgtacatccgtatgtagcccactagtgaaatctctaaaatgacttatatttaggaatggagggagtatgctacctatgatactaccattacgggCAGCCTTACTTACTCAATATTTCTTGGAAACAAACATGGacaaaatttattgaaagtttgaACAGTGTTGTGATATCATAAACTAATTACGAATATTCTTTTCTTAAACgtgaatatttaaaaaaatgtgaACTCATTTAGAAATCTGAAAATAAAACAATTCAAAATACAAACTGAATATTTTCTTACTCTACTGTGAACTTTATTCAAATACAACTGATCAAGTTTTCTTAAAATACATGGTATAAAATGCACGCTGAACCAAAAaaactacttcctccgtctcaaaattcttgtcttaagtttAATTAGAAATGGATGTACCTAAATACTAAAACTCAACTAGATACatttatatatagacaaacgtaagacaagaattttggaaaggagggagtatacaAGGTGGGCATGTTTTTATATACATTGAACACTTTTGTCAATGCACGGTGCACATTCTTCTAcaatacgatgattttttttggaaaatgaACACAATTAGAATTTTGGGAGCTTATTGGAATTTGGAATTTCAAACTTTGTTTAAACGTGAATAAATTTGAAAACATGAATAATTTTGAAGacatgaacaaaatttgaaatttaAACATCTTTTAAATTTCGATTTTATGGAAAAAAAAAGAAGCAAACAAAAATAAACAGGATAAGGTAAACAAATGTAAAAAGATACAGAATAAggtaaaaagcaaaaaaaaaaatataagaagaaaaaacatgtagaaaactgaaaagaaaacaaaacagtaaAAAAACAGGTAACCTTCTAAAAGGTGTCGAAACCGGTTGCTCCCTCGAAGTGGGTCAGCCCATATCGCTTGGCAAATAGGGTTCGTCATTCGGGAGAAGAGTCATGTAGACAGGTCAGCCTATTGTTGCACTGCTGActgctcattgccaagcacataagCTAATAAGCTTCAATTTCTAATTACAAAAACGCACACTAGTAGAATTATCCCTGAGCAACCGGTTTACTGTTGCAGAGCGGTCATTTttcactttttttattttattaatttttgttcctctttcatttttttatcttttatttcaAAAAATGCTCTCCCTTATAAAAAAACTGTGCAAAAAATCAGAAACGTTTTCCTTCTAAAATTTTAttcattaaataaaaatatttgcaTTTTTACAGATTGTAcagaagtttccaaaaatgtccaTGCCTTTCAAAATTGCCCAATATCAAAACACTAACATTTATAGAATATAATACAAATTTTTGAACACGATTTTTTGGAAAACACTAATAAATTTGGAGttaaataataaaaaatatgAGCAAAATATTGGAACCATTTTTTTTAGCTTCCCTGAATATATTTTTGTATTCTTgtaaaaaaacagaatttttcgATATCCTTTaaatggcctctttttttctagtGGCTTGTATGACGAATTTTTGACGTAACATGTCAATTTGTTTcggtttttgacaaattttgtATTTTCTAGAGTGTCCTTGGTAAAAAAAAGATAGATAAATGGCCGGACGGTGTAGGAAATCATACAAACCTGATATGGATGACTACCATGGTCATGCCCACCTGCATGCAAAATTTAAAATGACCCCTCTCTTCCATGGATTTGTACAACCAATTCAAGGCACCATGCCAACTTATTTGGATATTTGACAGGTTTTGCATTTTTGGAGGAATTTTCCCGGTGAAAAAAGGACGA
This region includes:
- the LOC123399040 gene encoding PLASMODESMATA CALLOSE-BINDING PROTEIN 3-like, yielding MRRRRSPLAALWLAAVWALQLLASAGAANPTWCIVRTGASVKTVQAALDYACSPAGGADCAPIQASGLCYLPNTLAAHASYAFNSVYQRSRAAPGACDFAGTATVTLTDPSYGSCTYPSSPSTAGSPGSAGSTSRPPPGNRKPDLGSDDDDSDADQAHVATTNAPFMSLALSCFVYLHLRWW